GGCATTGGCTCTAATACGAATACAGATCCCTGCCAGGAAGGTTCAATATCCCAAAAAGAACGTAGTATGTTCCATTGAAAGTCTTTCAGATCTTTTATCAATATTCCGGCATTTTCTTCTCCATGCTTAATGTTTCCATTAAAGCAAAGCAGCCTTCTGACAATGCAAAATCCTAAATTTTCATAGGCTCTGATGGCCGGCTGATTTCCTTCAATAACTTCAAGCAGTAATGTATTGGCATTTCTTTCTTTTAAAATGGGAATAATAAAATCGTACATTTTTCTCACCAGCCCTTTCCCTCTGTTTTCCGGAACGACTCCTGTTCCTCCATTGTAAATAATCTTCTCCCCATTTTCTATTTTTTCAGACTGAAGAATAAAACCTACCAATTTTCCTTCTTCAAAAGCTCCGGCGGACAAACTCATATCTAATTTCTCTGCTGCTATTTTTGAGATGAGTACTTCTTTTGTCAGGTGAAAAGGAACAACATAATCAGAAAATGAATGATTGAACACAGATAAAAGTTCATCTATCGTGATATGGGATAACGTTTTAAATTCCATGGGTTGCAAAAAATTATAATGCCAAGAGACGGCCTTTTATTAAAAATCGGGATCTACACAAATATATGAATTTTAGGCCAATCTGTCTGGAATTGTTACTTTAATAAAAAATGACACCTCTGAAAAATCAGAGGCATCATTGCTAAATATTTAGGTGTGCTTTTTCTAAAAATTATTCTTTAATCAGTTTTTCGTAAGATGTAGTTCCATCTTTAAGTTGAATTTCAAGATAATAGCTTCCTGATTTCAGATCTTCAACATTGATACTTTCACCCTCCGGTTTTACGGATTTTATCTTTCTTCCGGTTGCTTCATAGATATCAACACTTCTAATTTTATCAAAGTTTTTGAAGTTTACCGTTGATTTCGCCGGGTTCGGGTAAAGATTTACCTTCTTGCTATTGGAAGCAATTTCGTTAGTAGATAAACTTGCTGCTGTCATGGTTAAAGAAGCATATCCTCTTCCTGCATCATGATATCCTAAAGAAGTTCCGGTACTTTTACGGGAATAAAAGATATTGATTGTTCCGGCAGCATTGGCAATCGCAAAATCTCCTGACCCACCTGAAAGGGATCTTGTTGCCACTACAGTTCTTGTGCTTCCGGAAATGGTATTGGAAGTTTCCGTCCAGTCCTGAGAAGCATCTGCATTAGGTGTTGTCATCCCAATAAATGTATAATCTCTGTTCGCCGATGTATTATAAATAAACCCATCTGATCCTGGAGCCATTCCTACAGTTCCAAAACCTATTCCCAACATAGAGTTGCTGTCCCCTGTTACCGTAATCGTTACTCCGGTTGGAGTCGTATCTAATTTCACCGTCATAGCTGTACTGGGTAGATTTACAACGCCTGACGAAAACTGTGCCCATGCAAAATTAGCAAGAGCTAAACTAAGTACTAGTAAAGTTTTTTTCATATCAATTTTTAAAAAGGTTAATAATTTCTTTGTTGTTGGTTTGCAATGCATATTCAAAAGGAGTCATTCCCATTGAATCTTTTTTTGTTTTATCAGCTTTATATCTAAGCAGCTGCTCTATCATTTCTTTATTTCCTGATTTTACCGCCCAGAATAAAGGAGTGTATCCCGTAGCATCTGCAATATTGGGATCTGCTTTTTTCTTTAACAAGTGTTCTACCAGGTCTTTGTTGTATTTAATAGCAAGACCGGCAAGTGCTGTTCCTTCGCGGCTTTTGTAGTTTACATCTTTTACGTTATCAATCAGAAAATCTGCAACGCCTGTATTTCCTCTGTAACATGCTAAAATAAGGGGTGAAAATCCGTTCTCATTCGTTTGATTAATGATATCCGGATTTTGTTTCATCAACTCCTGAACTTCAGTTACGGTTCCGCTTCTGGCAATATCAAATATTGATTTTATTTTTTCCTGAGCAGATATCAATGAGCCCAGAAATAGTCCTAAAATTAAGATTACATTTCTCATTGTTTTACCATTACGTAGTTGTATTCGATGTTAACATTTTCAGCCACTTTCTTAGTCACCATTTTAGGAATGGTCACTTTATAATCAGCAGGTCTGGCCATAAATCCGCCCTGCATATAGATTTTTCCGTCTTTTGCATATAGAGTGGCTGCAGAAGCAACAGCTTTGTCTACACCGTGAAAGTTTAACGTTCCCTGAACGGTATATTTCTGAGGACTTGCCGTAAGTTTTGTTTTATCAAAGTTGACTATTTTCCCTTTGAAAGTTGTTTTCGGATATTTTGCAGATTCTGCATAGCTTTCATTGAAATGCTCTTCCATTAATTTTGTTTTAAAATGAAAGTTTTTAACGGTTGAAACTGATGCCATCTCACCATTGTCTGCATTGAGAATCACCACATTGTTATCATCCTGGGCAAAAATATCATCAAACAAAGGAACCGAAGCTTCAAAAGTCACTTTCCCTGTTTTAGAACTGTATTTTTGTGCTGAAGCGTACCCTGCAGAAAAGAGTAATACGCTTAATAATGCTAATTTTTTCATATCAATTTTTTTTAATTTTCATTTAATCCGTCAGCTTTCCACTTGATGAAAATATTAATCTGGGTAGCAGACAAAGATCCTCCCTGTGGCATTTTTCCGGGATCACCGTTAGGTCTTTGGATACGGTCCAGAATTCCGTCTATATTATTTTTGACCTGATCATAAGTAACTAAAGGTTTAAAGCTTCCTGCAGAATGACAGCCTATGCAGCTGTTATCTACAATCGGTTTTACATCTGCTGTATATTTTACCGGAGCAGTGATTGGTGTGTTGTCAGAAATCTCTTCATAAGTTCTGCTGTCACAAGCCATCAGTATGATTGCTGATGACGATATCAATAAGGATGTTAGCTTTTTCATATTAAAAAACTCTATAAAGATTAAACCCAAAGAAAATATGTCCCTTTCCCCATGCTCCTGTGGCATTGGTAAGATATCCGATATCTGAATTTATCTGGGAGTTTGTTAGTAAAAGCTGGAACACGTGTCCTCCTGTTTCTATATCCACCCCTAATGATAAAGGATTTTTATAAAAACTGTGATCGTCAAAATTCACAAAATATTCTGCATTCAGAGAAACTCTTTTTGAGATTTTGTAGCGTCCTCCCAAACCTGCCAGAAACTGGTTTTTGTTTTCAATAGTAGGTTCGTAAAGATTTTTGTGAACGAAGGAAGGGGTAAGCTGTACGGAAAGCTTATCACTGAACCTTCTTGAGATTAATGCCTGAGTAAGATAAGAAAGCCTGTCACTGAATTTCAGGTGTGGATACGTATCTTTATCCAGTTCAGTATTGGCACCCATTACATTGTACCCCACAATATCCACCGGAAAGTTTTCACTTTGTTTTACCAGTCGGTATTTCACTGCTCCTTCAAACGTTTTCATATTCGTTTCTCTGGAAAGGCTTACAGATACTGCATCTGAGATACCGTAGATAACACCTAGTTTGGTAGAAGCATGATCCAGACCAAAAAAGTCTTTAAATCCTGCGCTTATATCTCCAAATCTGTGGGCAACGATAATGTACCATTCTTTTTTGGCAGCCAGTTTTGTAGATTGTCCTGTAACAATCTGAAGAGCTTTGAAGGCGGGTTGTGAGGTTTCTGTGTTGGTTTTCACCGTGTCAATATCTTTCAACAGATCTTCCTGTGCAAAGACAAGACCTGAAGAAAATACTGACAAAAATAAGAGAGTTTTTGTCATATACAATTTGAATTAAATTATGATATGACAAACTTATCGAGTTCTCAATTCAAAAATAGGTGATAAAAGTCACCACTCAAATTGTTTTTATCAATGATAGAAATAAACAATTCAAACAAATAAAATTAGATCATCCTAACATTTTCATTTACAGGAACTTTTATTCCTTCTTTGGTCTGAACGATTTCACCTTCGCTTTCAATTTTTTTCAAAACTCTGCTCACCACTTCTCTGGAAGTTCCCAAACTGTTGGCAATTTCACGATGGGTGATCTTAATAGGGTTGCTTCCTGTGGTGGAAATCTGCTGTTTAATATAGTTCAGCACTCTCTTGTCAAGCCTGTGAAAAACGGCATCATTTACCATATTCATGACTTCTGAAAATCTGCGGTCATATTCATGATAAAACAGTTTATTGATTTCCGGAAATTTAATCAGCCATTCATGCATTATGGAAACAGGGACGAGAATAGCTTTTGAGTCTTCTTCTGCTACGGCATATACTCTGCTGATATAATCCGTCAAAATAGAAGAAAAGGTCATAAGACAACTATCTTTAGGCTTAATATAATAGTAGATGAGCTCTCTTCCATCATTAAGGGTAAAAACCTTGATAGATCCTTTTATTAAGAAAGGGACAAACTTATTCTTCTGCCCTTCTCTTATGATTTCAGTTTTTGCTTTTATATCAATGGCAACAGCATGCTTTTCGAGCTCGGATAAAAAATCAGTGCCCAGAAAGCCAAATTTACTTACAGCGAACGAGTTATCAATCATATCTTATATTTTCTGATTTTTCTTAAACAAAGATATAAAATTGCTATATCGTTACTATATATTTTTACTTTATTAAAGAAAATTAACAATTAAACAGATTTTAATCTTCTTTACTAGAGTGTAGAATAAAAAAATGCCCTGGTTTTCCAGGGCATTCTTTATATTATTGTAAAAGAAATCTTACGCTTGAACGTTGTTTCCTCCTAATACGAAAGGCTCAACTTCTTTGATTTCTCCGAACTGCTGCTCGTAGTTAGCGATGTTCTGTTGAAGAGCGTTTAATACTCTTTTAGCGTGAAGTGGAGCAAGAATTACTCTTGATCTTACTTTCGCTTGCTGAACACCTGGCATCAACTGAATAAAGTCTACTACAAATTCAGATGGAGAGTGGTTTACTAAAGCTAGGTTAGCATAGATACCAGCAGCTACCATTTCGTTTAATTCGATGTTGATGTTTCCGTCTTGTGGATTTTGATTGTTGTCCATTGTTATAAATTATGTTTTTAAAATTCGAAATTTGAGATTGTGAAAATATAAAAATAATTTCAAATCCCAAATTTCAAATCATTAATTTTAGTTAAGGTCTTCGAATTCTTTCTTAGAACCAACAATAACGTTCTGGTACTCTTTAAGACCTGTACCTGCAGGGATTCTGTGTCCTACAATTACATTTTCTTTAAGACCTCCAAGATTATCAACCTTACCAGCAACTGCTGCTTCGTTAAGAACCTTAGTTGTTTCCTGGAACGATGCTGCAGACATGAATGACTTAGTCTGAAGGGCTGCTCTGGTAATACCTTGTAATACAGGTGTTGCTGTAGCAGGAAGAGCTTCTCTTACTTCTACCAAGTTTTGATCTTCACGTCTTAATTTAGAGTTTTCGTCTCTTAATTCTCTTGCATTAATCATCTGACCTGGGCTGAATTCTTTAGAATCACCAGCATCTACAACTACTTTAAGACCGAATACTCTGTTGTTTTCTTCCAAGAAATCATACTTGTGCTCAAGAGCTCCTTCCAGGAACTGAGTATCACCTCCATCAACGATAGATACTTTCGTCATCATCTGTCTTACGATAATTTCGAAGTGCTTGTCGTCGATTTTTACCCCCTGTAGACGGTAAACTTCCTGAATTTCGTTTACTAAGTATTCCTGAACAGCTGTTGGACCTTTAATTCTTAAGATATCTTCCGGTGTAATAGAACCGTCAGAAAGCGGAGAACCAGCTCTTACGAAGTCATTCTCCTGAACAAGAATCTGGTTAGAAAGTTTTACCAAATAGATTTTTCTTTCTCCAGTTTTAGCCTCAACAATAAGTTCACGGTTACCTCTCTTGATTTTTCCGTAAGAAACTACCCCGTCGATTTCAGTAACAACCGCTGGGTTTGAAGGGTTTCTTGCTTCGAATAATTCGGTAACTCTCGGAAGACCTCCGGTGATATCCCCTGCTTTTGCAGATTTTCTTGGGATCTTGATTAAGACTTTACCCGCCTTAATTTTTTCACCATCGTTAACCATTAAGTGGGCTCCTACCGGTAAGTTGTAAGCTTTTTGCTCAATACCTTTAGAGTCTACCACTTTCAAGGTAGGTACGGCTTTCTTATTTCTAGATTCAGAGATTACTTTCTCTTCAAATCCTGTTTGTTCGTCAATTTCAAGCT
This region of Chryseobacterium culicis genomic DNA includes:
- a CDS encoding GNAT family N-acetyltransferase, whose translation is MEFKTLSHITIDELLSVFNHSFSDYVVPFHLTKEVLISKIAAEKLDMSLSAGAFEEGKLVGFILQSEKIENGEKIIYNGGTGVVPENRGKGLVRKMYDFIIPILKERNANTLLLEVIEGNQPAIRAYENLGFCIVRRLLCFNGNIKHGEENAGILIKDLKDFQWNILRSFWDIEPSWQGSVFVLEPMPENYITLGAYDGEQLAGYIVYGSAAKKIYQFAVDKNYRNRGIGTMLFNAIREKNNGQTIALNNVDDSSENTSKFLSEKIGLNNWLSQFEMKRSI
- a CDS encoding DUF3467 domain-containing protein, producing the protein MDNNQNPQDGNINIELNEMVAAGIYANLALVNHSPSEFVVDFIQLMPGVQQAKVRSRVILAPLHAKRVLNALQQNIANYEQQFGEIKEVEPFVLGGNNVQA
- a CDS encoding T9SS type A sorting domain-containing protein — protein: MKKTLLVLSLALANFAWAQFSSGVVNLPSTAMTVKLDTTPTGVTITVTGDSNSMLGIGFGTVGMAPGSDGFIYNTSANRDYTFIGMTTPNADASQDWTETSNTISGSTRTVVATRSLSGGSGDFAIANAAGTINIFYSRKSTGTSLGYHDAGRGYASLTMTAASLSTNEIASNSKKVNLYPNPAKSTVNFKNFDKIRSVDIYEATGRKIKSVKPEGESINVEDLKSGSYYLEIQLKDGTTSYEKLIKE
- a CDS encoding YceI family protein → MKKLALLSVLLFSAGYASAQKYSSKTGKVTFEASVPLFDDIFAQDDNNVVILNADNGEMASVSTVKNFHFKTKLMEEHFNESYAESAKYPKTTFKGKIVNFDKTKLTASPQKYTVQGTLNFHGVDKAVASAATLYAKDGKIYMQGGFMARPADYKVTIPKMVTKKVAENVNIEYNYVMVKQ
- a CDS encoding Crp/Fnr family transcriptional regulator, giving the protein MIDNSFAVSKFGFLGTDFLSELEKHAVAIDIKAKTEIIREGQKNKFVPFLIKGSIKVFTLNDGRELIYYYIKPKDSCLMTFSSILTDYISRVYAVAEEDSKAILVPVSIMHEWLIKFPEINKLFYHEYDRRFSEVMNMVNDAVFHRLDKRVLNYIKQQISTTGSNPIKITHREIANSLGTSREVVSRVLKKIESEGEIVQTKEGIKVPVNENVRMI
- a CDS encoding ankyrin repeat domain-containing protein yields the protein MRNVILILGLFLGSLISAQEKIKSIFDIARSGTVTEVQELMKQNPDIINQTNENGFSPLILACYRGNTGVADFLIDNVKDVNYKSREGTALAGLAIKYNKDLVEHLLKKKADPNIADATGYTPLFWAVKSGNKEMIEQLLRYKADKTKKDSMGMTPFEYALQTNNKEIINLFKN
- a CDS encoding DUF5777 family beta-barrel protein, with the protein product MTKTLLFLSVFSSGLVFAQEDLLKDIDTVKTNTETSQPAFKALQIVTGQSTKLAAKKEWYIIVAHRFGDISAGFKDFFGLDHASTKLGVIYGISDAVSVSLSRETNMKTFEGAVKYRLVKQSENFPVDIVGYNVMGANTELDKDTYPHLKFSDRLSYLTQALISRRFSDKLSVQLTPSFVHKNLYEPTIENKNQFLAGLGGRYKISKRVSLNAEYFVNFDDHSFYKNPLSLGVDIETGGHVFQLLLTNSQINSDIGYLTNATGAWGKGHIFFGFNLYRVF